The genomic DNA TTTTCTGGAAAAGATTGTATTATAACTAAGTCAGGTCGTTACAGCGACAATGACTTTTTGGAGGAATAGCGAAGTGGCTAAACGCGACGGACTGTAAATCCGTTCCTTAGGGTTCAGTGGTTCGAATCCACTTTCCTCCATTTTCTTTTTGGGGTATAGCCAAGCGGTAAGGCAACGGACTTTGACTCCGTCATGCGTTGGTTCGAATCCAGCTACCCCAGTTTTCAGAACATTTCTGGTAGAGAGATGTTCTTTTTTTGTATAATTATATAACAAAAATGAGGTAAGATTTTCCTCATGTACAGGCTAGAAAAGTTTTCATTTATATAAGAATATGCTAAAGTATTAAGAAAGAATAGTCTGGAGTTGATAAGAATGAACTTTAAAGAAAAAATTACAGAAATGGTTGAAAATGTTTACGATTTAGCACGCGATGGTAAGTATGATGTCAAAGTTGACTTAATTCCTCGTAAAAAAGGCAACATCAAAAGTGGTGTTAAAGTCACTTCTTCAAGAAATACAGCCCACAATATCAAATGGCGTTCAAAAAACTAACTCGTCTTTAACAGAAACACCGGAGCAGACAAAATTATTGTCTACTCCGGTGTTTTTATTTTTCTAATTCGATGCCTAAGACAGTTAAATGACCATTACCAACTAATTTGATAACTAATTGGGCTAAGTGGTTGGGTGTCATATCCGTTTCGCTAGTAATCCACCAATGAAGGGTACCGATGAAGATAGAGGTCATATATTCAATAACAAAATCTATCGGTACATCAATATCATTTTCGGTAATACGCAACTGCGAAAAAATCGTCGCATATTTTTCTTCGATAATTTCAGCTAAGCGTTTTCGAAAGTGTTCGTTGAAATTATTGTCCATGATAGTTAAGAAGAAAGATTTGTTCTCTTGAATATTAATATAGAGTTGCGTCAGAAGTTCTTCAATGTGCTTCACGCGGACACGGTTGCCATTAACCAGTTGTTGCGAATCAAGAATAGCGGTAAAAGCACTAAGCGTAAAGGTGAAGATTGCATCATATAAATGCTGTTTGTCTTTAAAATGAGCATAAAAAGTCGCACGATTAATCATAGCTTCATCAGCAATATCCTGAATCGTCACCGCTTCGTAGCCTTTCGTTTCTACAAGTTTAAAAAAAGCTTCAATAATCATTTTTCTGGTTCGTTGTACTCTAAGGTCTGTTTTCTTTGCCATCATAAATTCCTTTCGAGATAGTCAACATTCGCAGAAACTTTGTTGTTTATCTCACAAAATAGGGTAAATTGCTTGTTGCAAATCATTTAGAACCTTTCTAAAATAGGTATATCTATTATAACAAACAGTTTGTATAATAATCAACAAACTGTTGGGAAATGAAGGGGTATTTTAATTGATGGTTATGAGAGCAGGGATTGATGTTGGGTCAACGACAGTAAAATTAGTATTTTTAAATAAACAAAATCAGCCTATTTTTACAAAATATGAACGCCATTTTTCAGATGTCAAAGCAGCAACGGAACGCATTTTAAAAGAAGGGCTAGCAAGGATCGGTGCAGACCAACCTGTGGCAATGAGCATAACTGGCTCTGGTGGTATGGGGCTGGCTGAGGTATTAGGGATTCCCTTTGTTCAAGAGGTTATCGCGTGTACACGAACTGTTGAAACAATAATACCAGAAACGGATGTTGCTATTGAACTTGGCGGAGAAGATGCAAAAATCACTTTTTTTGATGGTGCTTTAGAGCAACGAATGAATGGTAGTTGTGCAGGTGGGACAGGCGCCTTCATCGATCAAATGGCTGTTTTACTTAAAACGGATGCCAATGGAGTAAATGAATTGGCGAAGAATTATCAAACTATTTATCCGATTGCTTCCCGCTGTGGGGTTTTTGCCAAAACGGATGTTCAACCTTTAATCAATGAAGGAGCAGCGAAAGAAGATATCGCGGCAAGTATTTTTCAAGCGGTAGTTAATCAAACAATCGCCGGGTTAGCTGCTGGTCGCAAAATTAAAGGTAAAGTAGCGTTTTTAGGGGGACCCTTATTTTTCATGTCAGAATTGAGAAAACGGTTTATTGAAACCTTAGCAATTCAGCCAGAAGATGTTATTTTTCCAGAACAACCGCAACTGTTTGTAGCAATGGGAGCAGCACTTTATTCAGAAGATGCAGCCGAATGTACATTGGAAGAATTAATTCAGCGCTTAGTGAACAGCCAGGCTACTGATTTACAGCCGAGCGACACGTTACCACCGTTATTTAACAGCGCAGAAGATTTAGCAGATTTTCGAGAAAGACACGCGCAAGCCCAAGCAAAGGAGAAACCTTTATCTCAACATACTGGCGTGACCTTTTTAGGGATTGATGCAGGCTCTACAACGACAAAAGTCACATTGATTGATGAAGATGGCCATTTGTTGTTTTCTTTTTATGGTAATAACCAAGGGCAACCTTTAGAAACCACCATGACAGTACTGAAATCACTTTATCAACAACTGCCTGAAGAAGTTTTTATCGGAAAAGCGGCTGTTACAGGATATGGAGAACAGCTAATAAAAAATGCGTTAAAAGTCGATATTGGTGAAGTTGAAACGATGGCCCATTACAAAGCAGCCAACCATTTTCAGCCAGGTGTGGATTTTATTTTGGATATCGGAGGACAAGATATGAAAGCGATGACCATTAAAAATGGCGTGCTTTCCTCGATTCAATTAAATGAAGCTTGTTCTTCTGGGTGCGGTTCTTTTATCGAAACCTTTGCGCAATCTTTAAAATATAATGTGAAGGATTTTGCTTTGGCGGCTTTAGAATCGCAAGCGCCTGTTGATTTAGGTTCTCGGTGTACTGTTTTTATGAACTCAAAAGTGAAACAAGTTCAAAAAGAAGGGGCCTCTGTCGGCGATATTTCTGCTGGACTATCTTATTCAGTCATCAAAAATGCCATTTATAAAGTCATTAAGGTTCGCCGACCTGAAGAGTTGGGAGAAAAGATTGTCTGCCAGGGAGGAACATTTTACAATGAAGCGGTCTTGAGAGCTTTTGAAAAAATTAGCGGTCGTGAAGTGGTTCGTCCTTCTATTGCTGGTTTGATGGGGGCTTATGGGGCAGCGCTGATTGCTTTGGACGCTTATGAAATTGGGGAAGAAACCACGCTTCTTTCTTTAGGAGAGTTAGCGGCATTTACCTCTGAAAAGGAATTTACTCATTGCGGCTTGTGTGAAAACAATTGTCAATTAACGGTCACAGTGTTTTCGGATGGGCGCCAATTTATTACGGGAAATCGCTGTGAACGTGGTGCACGAATTAAAATTAAACGAGAAGAACGCAAAGTGAATTTGGTTGATTATAAGTACCGCAAGTTATTTAAGTACCGACCTTTGCGGGAAAATAAAGCGTTTCGTGGGCGCTTGGGTATCCCTAGAGTCCTAAACATGTATGAAAATTATCCTTTGTGGCATACATTTTTTACTGACTTGGGCTTTCGGGTCGAATTATCGCCACGTTCTAATAAACAAATCTATGAACAAGGCCTTGAAACGATTCCCAGTGATACGGTTTGTTACCCAGCGAAAATGGCGCATGGACATATTCAAGCATTAATTGATGCGCAAGTGCCAATTATCTTTTATCCTGGTGTTGTTTTTGAACAGCAAGAAACAGTGGAAGCGGATAATCATTTTAATTGTCCAATTGTGCAAAGCTACCCAGATGTTATTCGAAATAATGTGGATGCCATCAGAGAGGGCCAAGTAGATTATCGAAATCCCTATCTTAATTTAGCGAATGAAGCAGCAGTTGCCAAAGTTTTAGCTGAAAATTTTGCTGATTTAGGGATTTCCTTAGAAGAAATTCAAACAGCGCTACATCATGGTTATCAAGAATTAGCAGCTTTTAAAAAAGAAATTCAAGAAAAAGGCGAAGAAACGTTAGCCATGTTAACTGAAAAAGGCCAGAGAGGGATTGTCTTATCGGGGCGACCGTATCACTTGGATCCAGAGATTAATCACGGCATTGCCGAAGTCATTACACAGGAAGGATTCCATGTCTTGACAGAAGACAGTATCTCGCATCTTGGAGACGTGCAGAATTTACGTGTGGTGAATCAATGGGTCTATCATTCTCGCTTATATGCGGCGGCTAAAGTAGTGGCTAAGACGAAAAATTTAGAACTTGTCCAACTGAATTCCTTTGGTTGCGGCTTAGATGCTGTGACAACCGATCAAG from Enterococcus faecalis includes the following:
- a CDS encoding TetR/AcrR family transcriptional regulator, coding for MMAKKTDLRVQRTRKMIIEAFFKLVETKGYEAVTIQDIADEAMINRATFYAHFKDKQHLYDAIFTFTLSAFTAILDSQQLVNGNRVRVKHIEELLTQLYINIQENKSFFLTIMDNNFNEHFRKRLAEIIEEKYATIFSQLRITENDIDVPIDFVIEYMTSIFIGTLHWWITSETDMTPNHLAQLVIKLVGNGHLTVLGIELEK
- a CDS encoding 2-hydroxyacyl-CoA dehydratase; protein product: MVMRAGIDVGSTTVKLVFLNKQNQPIFTKYERHFSDVKAATERILKEGLARIGADQPVAMSITGSGGMGLAEVLGIPFVQEVIACTRTVETIIPETDVAIELGGEDAKITFFDGALEQRMNGSCAGGTGAFIDQMAVLLKTDANGVNELAKNYQTIYPIASRCGVFAKTDVQPLINEGAAKEDIAASIFQAVVNQTIAGLAAGRKIKGKVAFLGGPLFFMSELRKRFIETLAIQPEDVIFPEQPQLFVAMGAALYSEDAAECTLEELIQRLVNSQATDLQPSDTLPPLFNSAEDLADFRERHAQAQAKEKPLSQHTGVTFLGIDAGSTTTKVTLIDEDGHLLFSFYGNNQGQPLETTMTVLKSLYQQLPEEVFIGKAAVTGYGEQLIKNALKVDIGEVETMAHYKAANHFQPGVDFILDIGGQDMKAMTIKNGVLSSIQLNEACSSGCGSFIETFAQSLKYNVKDFALAALESQAPVDLGSRCTVFMNSKVKQVQKEGASVGDISAGLSYSVIKNAIYKVIKVRRPEELGEKIVCQGGTFYNEAVLRAFEKISGREVVRPSIAGLMGAYGAALIALDAYEIGEETTLLSLGELAAFTSEKEFTHCGLCENNCQLTVTVFSDGRQFITGNRCERGARIKIKREERKVNLVDYKYRKLFKYRPLRENKAFRGRLGIPRVLNMYENYPLWHTFFTDLGFRVELSPRSNKQIYEQGLETIPSDTVCYPAKMAHGHIQALIDAQVPIIFYPGVVFEQQETVEADNHFNCPIVQSYPDVIRNNVDAIREGQVDYRNPYLNLANEAAVAKVLAENFADLGISLEEIQTALHHGYQELAAFKKEIQEKGEETLAMLTEKGQRGIVLSGRPYHLDPEINHGIAEVITQEGFHVLTEDSISHLGDVQNLRVVNQWVYHSRLYAAAKVVAKTKNLELVQLNSFGCGLDAVTTDQVEEIMDRSGKIYTVLKIDEGANLGAIRIRLRSLKAAVNEREKQQFVPHMQMEEPEKIVFTKQMKKTHTLLLPMLSPIHQSGLVDVALQASGYHVVCLPAQDKEAVNVGLKYVNNDACYPAIISIGQLVEALESGQYDLDNVSVLMTQTGGGCRATNYIPLLRKALNDAGFSQVPVVSVSMGNKGVESNPGFKFTLPMIKRLVVAFLYGDLFERVVYRTRPYETEKGMVDQLHQDWLKRVEANVRNGSLTQFNHFMKKIIRTFDEIPLQEIKKPKVGVVGEILVKYSPTANNDIVRLLEEEGAEAVVPDIVGFMNYSLYNQIWKYENMGMSKQSKRLAEFAIKIIELVEKPMDKALRKSVRFDGIHSIYDMAADASKILSIGNHTGEGWFLTAEMIELLKHEVNNIVCMQPFGCLPNHIVGKGVVKELRRQYPQANIAAVDYDPGVSLVNQLNRIRLMMATANKLLKEENVKR